One Paenibacillus sp. FSL W8-0186 genomic window carries:
- a CDS encoding PTS sugar transporter subunit IIB: MKKIIVACNSGLGTSLMIRLNVEALLKEWGLKAWVEHTDVSSVDTFDADLIIGSNYVMESLQLAKDVEVIGLDDITDRQYLKSRLLDSETFKQWLAV; encoded by the coding sequence ATGAAAAAAATCATTGTAGCTTGCAACAGCGGGCTCGGCACCAGCCTGATGATCCGGCTGAATGTGGAGGCGCTCCTGAAGGAATGGGGGCTGAAGGCCTGGGTCGAGCATACGGACGTTTCGTCGGTCGACACCTTCGATGCCGATCTGATCATCGGCTCCAATTATGTGATGGAATCGCTGCAGCTCGCCAAGGACGTCGAGGTGATCGGGCTGGACGATATTACGGACCGCCAGTATTTGAAATCGAGGCTGCTGGACAGCGAGACGTTTAAGCAGTGGCTGGCCGTGTAG
- a CDS encoding Gfo/Idh/MocA family oxidoreductase has translation MSELKIGLIGTGSISESHLQAYQANTKVQLVAVCDLNEDRARDTANKYHIPNVYTDYRELLASPEVDAVSICTWNNSHAEISIAALQAGKHVLCEKPLCKTVDEALQIEQAARESGKLLQVGYVRRHASNIAVLKKFIDAGDLGEIYYAKASLLRRLGNPGGWFADRARSGGGPLIDIGVHAIDLCWYLMGKPKVKSVSGNTYHKLGNRSNIQNYDFYQAADYDAAHNTVEDMANALIRFENGASLMVDVSFALHAKENSALINIYGDKGGAEIEPVLSIVTERHDTIINIDPQISAPGFDFQAAFDREISHFVDSCLGLTETNSPVEDGVEMMKILNAIYQSAAEGREIHF, from the coding sequence ATGAGTGAGCTGAAAATCGGCCTTATCGGCACTGGATCAATCTCTGAATCCCATCTGCAGGCTTATCAAGCCAATACGAAAGTGCAGCTGGTCGCTGTCTGTGATTTGAATGAGGACAGAGCGCGCGATACCGCCAATAAATACCACATCCCTAACGTATATACCGACTATCGCGAGCTGCTGGCCAGTCCGGAGGTGGATGCAGTCAGCATCTGTACATGGAACAATTCCCATGCTGAAATCAGCATCGCCGCGCTGCAGGCGGGCAAGCATGTGCTTTGCGAGAAGCCCCTCTGCAAAACCGTCGACGAGGCGCTGCAAATCGAGCAGGCCGCCCGCGAGAGCGGCAAGCTGCTCCAAGTCGGCTACGTCCGCCGCCACGCTTCAAACATCGCCGTGCTGAAGAAGTTTATCGACGCCGGCGATCTTGGCGAGATCTACTATGCCAAAGCGAGCCTCCTCCGGCGCCTCGGCAATCCGGGCGGATGGTTCGCAGACCGCGCACGCTCCGGAGGCGGACCGCTCATCGACATCGGCGTGCATGCCATTGACCTGTGCTGGTACCTCATGGGCAAGCCAAAGGTCAAATCCGTGAGCGGCAACACCTACCACAAGCTCGGCAACCGCTCGAACATTCAGAACTACGATTTCTACCAAGCCGCCGATTACGATGCGGCGCATAACACGGTCGAGGACATGGCCAACGCCCTGATTCGTTTTGAGAACGGTGCATCCCTCATGGTCGATGTCAGCTTTGCCCTCCATGCGAAGGAGAACTCGGCGCTGATCAACATTTACGGCGACAAGGGCGGCGCGGAGATCGAACCCGTATTATCGATCGTCACGGAGCGCCATGACACAATCATTAACATCGATCCGCAAATCAGCGCGCCGGGCTTTGATTTCCAGGCCGCCTTCGACCGTGAAATCAGCCATTTTGTGGACAGCTGCCTCGGATTGACCGAAACGAACAGCCCGGTCGAGGACGGCGTGGAGATGATGAAAATTTTGAATGCGATTTATCAGTCCGCCGCAGAAGGCCGCGAAATCCATTTCTAG
- a CDS encoding AraC family transcriptional regulator: MTKYMDYMISSHPIRIFNPMVDSSRQKVKSLRLVNAGHLPGRTLQRSRAKFNNWAFVMITGGSGYYQVEGGEMQQVEAGSWFCLFPDAVFNYGPHADGYWDEYYYTVDGGRIAEWLEQWLPNPCQVKKAAFDDSLIHRMEMMFMLIDSGAPTNLDRAALMLESFLYDLASQPDRREAGNRERFVLKVIEDLSQSLHTPLEPAQMAARHHISVSTLRRIVHDYTGYPLNEFLHRLRVAEARNILLNTELTVKEVGEALGYKDTFYFSRVFKRITGLSPRSYRNRGGQ; encoded by the coding sequence ATGACAAAATACATGGATTATATGATCAGTTCGCATCCGATCCGCATCTTCAACCCGATGGTGGATTCCAGCAGGCAGAAGGTCAAGTCCCTGCGTCTGGTCAATGCCGGGCATTTGCCGGGAAGAACGCTGCAGCGAAGCCGGGCGAAGTTCAACAACTGGGCTTTTGTGATGATTACCGGCGGCAGCGGTTATTACCAGGTGGAGGGCGGGGAAATGCAGCAGGTCGAAGCGGGGAGCTGGTTTTGTCTTTTTCCTGATGCCGTGTTCAACTATGGCCCTCATGCAGACGGTTACTGGGATGAATATTACTATACCGTCGATGGCGGACGGATCGCGGAGTGGCTGGAGCAGTGGCTGCCCAATCCATGTCAGGTGAAAAAAGCCGCCTTCGATGACTCCCTCATCCACCGGATGGAGATGATGTTCATGCTGATCGACAGCGGGGCGCCGACCAATCTGGACCGGGCCGCGCTGATGCTGGAATCCTTTCTCTATGACCTGGCTTCGCAACCGGACCGCCGGGAGGCGGGCAACCGGGAGAGGTTCGTGCTGAAGGTCATCGAAGATCTGTCGCAGTCGCTGCACACCCCTTTGGAGCCTGCACAAATGGCTGCGCGGCACCACATTTCCGTATCCACGCTCCGGCGCATCGTTCATGATTACACCGGCTATCCGCTGAATGAGTTTCTTCACCGGCTGAGGGTCGCGGAGGCGAGGAATATTTTGCTGAATACGGAGCTTACGGTGAAGGAAGTCGGCGAGGCTTTAGGGTATAAGGATACGTTTTATTTTTCGCGGGTATTCAAAAGAATTACCGGCCTCTCGCCAAGAAGCTACCGCAACCGGGGCGGACAGTAG
- the ectB gene encoding diaminobutyrate--2-oxoglutarate transaminase, giving the protein MKTFEMLESNVRSYCRSFPVVFDKAKGDQLYADTGEAYIDFFAGAGALNYGHNNEFMKSKIMEYVSQDRIMHGLDMYTKAKEDFIVSFSEHILKPQSLDYKLQFCGPTGTNAVEAALKLARKVKGRTGVFAFMGGFHGMSLGSLSITSSNSMRESAGMPLNNVTFIPYGQSFEGLDTIRYMEHILSDTHSGVGKPAAMILETVQAEGGIHVAEIEWLQSLRQLCDEHDILLIIDDIQVGCGRTGPFFSFERAGIVPDIVILSKSISGYGLPMSLLLIRPELDIWSPGEHNGTFRGNQLAFVTAKAALEFRTAERLGEQVREKEAFIKYYLQNEIAPLDANLKFRGIGMIWGIDVSHLGEEVAREITANCFKNGLILERAGRNDTVIKIMPPLTISIENLKRGCEIIAESFSRVGHTFSH; this is encoded by the coding sequence ATGAAGACGTTCGAAATGCTGGAATCCAATGTTAGGTCGTATTGCAGAAGTTTCCCGGTTGTATTCGATAAAGCGAAGGGCGACCAGTTATATGCCGACACCGGAGAAGCCTACATCGACTTTTTTGCTGGCGCCGGGGCGCTCAACTACGGGCATAACAATGAGTTTATGAAGTCGAAAATCATGGAATATGTGTCCCAGGACCGGATTATGCATGGGCTTGATATGTATACGAAGGCGAAGGAAGACTTCATCGTTTCGTTCTCCGAGCATATTCTGAAGCCTCAGTCTCTGGACTATAAGCTGCAATTTTGCGGACCGACGGGAACGAATGCGGTGGAGGCCGCATTGAAGCTGGCCCGGAAGGTTAAGGGCAGAACAGGCGTCTTTGCTTTTATGGGCGGATTTCATGGAATGTCCCTGGGGAGCCTGTCGATTACGAGCAGCAATTCGATGCGCGAAAGCGCGGGAATGCCGCTGAATAACGTGACATTCATTCCTTATGGGCAGTCGTTCGAGGGGCTGGATACGATCCGTTATATGGAGCATATTCTGTCCGATACGCACTCCGGGGTCGGCAAGCCGGCTGCGATGATATTAGAGACCGTGCAAGCGGAGGGCGGAATTCATGTAGCCGAGATCGAGTGGCTGCAAAGCCTGCGTCAGCTGTGCGATGAGCATGATATTCTGCTGATCATCGATGATATCCAGGTAGGCTGCGGCAGAACGGGGCCGTTCTTCTCATTCGAACGCGCGGGGATTGTGCCGGACATCGTCATTTTATCCAAATCGATCAGCGGATACGGCCTGCCGATGTCCCTGCTCTTAATCAGACCCGAACTGGACATCTGGAGTCCAGGGGAGCATAACGGAACGTTCCGGGGGAATCAGCTTGCCTTCGTTACCGCCAAGGCTGCATTGGAATTCAGGACGGCGGAGAGGCTGGGCGAGCAGGTGCGGGAAAAGGAAGCTTTTATCAAGTATTATTTGCAAAATGAGATAGCGCCTTTAGATGCGAATCTGAAGTTCCGGGGCATTGGCATGATTTGGGGCATCGATGTCTCTCATCTGGGCGAGGAAGTCGCCAGAGAAATTACGGCGAATTGCTTTAAGAACGGCCTGATTCTAGAGCGGGCCGGCCGGAATGATACGGTAATCAAGATCATGCCTCCGCTGACAATCAGCATAGAGAACCTGAAGCGGGGCTGCGAAATTATTGCCGAGAGCTTCAGCCGGGTTGGCCATACTTTTAGTCATTAA
- a CDS encoding PTS ascorbate transporter subunit IIC: MNATQMISKGLLGEPALLLGLIAFVGLLLQKQPFQRLIHGTIKTMLGYTLLQIGANAAGSSLSNLSAVIQKGFQIIGIIPHNETITALAQINYGEEIALIMLVGMIVHLMIARFTRIKYIFLTGHHMLFMASLLAGVLVSMSMPLWQVMVAGGIVLAFSMSFAPLITQPYVRRVTGNDDFAMGHFNSVGYVLSGFVASWFKKGPEPPESKGLQKLRSFFQDHMVVITVFTFVLFLFSGLFISPGGIEEMFSGRHILVVSLIQATWFAGGCYVILAGVRMLLSEIVPAFKGIADRIVPGAIPALDCPVLFKFSPFAAMIGFLLSFTGGLAAMVVLLQVQYTVIIPGVIPHFFSGGAAGVIAYKIGGRKGLIVSSLIHGFAITLLPTVLIPLLSNLGYLRATFADSDFSVIGVLVHELFSWFK; this comes from the coding sequence ATGAACGCAACGCAAATGATCAGCAAGGGGCTGCTCGGGGAACCTGCCCTGCTGCTCGGGTTAATCGCGTTTGTCGGATTGCTGCTGCAGAAGCAGCCGTTCCAAAGGTTGATCCACGGCACGATCAAGACGATGCTCGGATACACGCTACTGCAAATCGGGGCGAACGCCGCCGGGTCTTCCCTTTCCAATTTATCGGCGGTCATCCAGAAGGGCTTCCAAATTATCGGCATCATTCCTCATAATGAGACGATTACCGCGCTGGCGCAAATCAATTACGGCGAGGAAATTGCGCTCATCATGCTGGTCGGCATGATCGTCCACCTGATGATTGCCCGTTTTACGCGGATTAAATATATTTTTCTGACCGGGCACCATATGCTGTTTATGGCTTCGCTGCTGGCGGGGGTGCTGGTGTCGATGTCGATGCCGCTATGGCAGGTAATGGTCGCCGGGGGGATCGTGCTGGCCTTCAGCATGTCGTTTGCTCCGCTGATTACGCAGCCGTATGTTCGGCGGGTTACGGGGAACGACGATTTTGCGATGGGGCATTTCAACAGTGTCGGCTATGTGCTGAGCGGGTTCGTCGCTTCCTGGTTCAAAAAAGGGCCGGAGCCGCCGGAGTCGAAGGGGCTGCAGAAGCTGCGCTCTTTTTTCCAGGATCATATGGTCGTCATTACGGTGTTTACGTTCGTGCTGTTCCTCTTCTCGGGATTATTCATCTCGCCTGGCGGGATTGAGGAAATGTTCTCGGGACGGCATATTCTGGTCGTGTCCTTGATCCAGGCGACCTGGTTCGCGGGGGGCTGCTACGTGATTCTGGCGGGGGTTCGCATGCTGCTGTCGGAAATCGTGCCCGCCTTCAAAGGGATTGCCGACCGGATCGTGCCGGGCGCGATTCCTGCGCTGGATTGTCCGGTGCTGTTCAAGTTCTCGCCGTTTGCGGCGATGATCGGATTCCTGCTCAGCTTCACCGGAGGGCTGGCGGCGATGGTCGTGCTGCTGCAGGTGCAGTATACCGTTATTATTCCCGGGGTGATCCCGCATTTCTTCTCAGGCGGGGCCGCTGGCGTTATCGCTTATAAAATCGGCGGGCGCAAGGGGCTGATCGTATCGTCGTTAATCCACGGGTTTGCGATTACTCTCCTGCCGACTGTACTGATTCCATTGCTGTCGAATCTTGGCTATTTGCGCGCGACTTTTGCCGACAGTGATTTTTCGGTGATCGGGGTGCTCGTGCATGAGTTGTTCAGCTGGTTTAAGTGA
- a CDS encoding MFS transporter, translating to MRDTRNIAIFSLSRLITELGTSIFRFALSLYILDLTGSASMFALVLSFTYIPGIFVNIFAGVFVDRSNKKRIMVTTDFLSGTSILLLMLLFQFYHDSILLFIVYAMIMSTLQAFFTLTINSSVPNIVAPERVATVNSSNQSIGALISILGPVLGAVAYSKFGLEKIFLIEGVAFILSGFLNMALKFSSRKEHLGEIKPYVESLKEVYQYIRQRAAIKYLLSIFVVVNFVIAPAVSLILPFIVYQALDMTPQQLSFIEAALAVGVIIGAIIVSVPKINRFITNKIFILIQLQGFVIAMWMFPKWPIFDMSAKITLMAGYMIVLALTGALNTMGNIPMLSYVQIYIPERIRASILGVVNTVTTIAVPVGMWVYGAALEGMDWSYIAVISGAGLFVVGFIAYRNRELREFFTQDAEPEPVRAVEVHEA from the coding sequence ATGAGAGACACAAGAAATATTGCGATCTTCAGTTTAAGCCGCTTAATTACGGAGTTGGGAACGTCCATTTTCCGCTTTGCGCTCAGTCTGTATATTCTCGATCTGACCGGTTCAGCGAGCATGTTCGCCCTTGTATTGAGTTTTACTTATATTCCGGGCATCTTTGTCAATATTTTCGCCGGGGTGTTCGTGGATCGCAGCAATAAAAAGCGAATTATGGTCACGACCGACTTCCTTAGCGGCACATCGATTTTACTGTTAATGCTGCTGTTTCAATTTTACCACGACAGCATCCTGCTCTTTATCGTGTATGCGATGATAATGAGCACGCTCCAGGCGTTCTTTACACTGACGATCAATTCGTCTGTGCCCAACATCGTTGCTCCCGAACGGGTAGCTACGGTGAATTCCAGCAACCAGAGCATAGGGGCCCTGATCAGTATTTTGGGGCCCGTGCTCGGGGCTGTCGCCTATAGTAAGTTCGGCCTGGAGAAAATTTTCTTGATTGAAGGGGTTGCGTTCATCCTTTCCGGATTTCTCAATATGGCGCTGAAATTCTCATCCCGCAAGGAGCATTTGGGGGAGATCAAGCCTTATGTGGAAAGCTTGAAGGAGGTGTACCAGTACATCAGGCAGCGTGCTGCGATTAAGTACTTGTTGTCGATCTTCGTCGTGGTTAACTTTGTCATCGCGCCGGCGGTTTCGCTAATCCTGCCCTTTATTGTCTATCAAGCGCTGGATATGACGCCTCAGCAGCTGTCGTTCATTGAAGCGGCATTAGCGGTAGGCGTGATTATTGGAGCTATCATTGTTTCGGTGCCCAAGATTAATCGTTTTATTACCAATAAAATTTTCATTCTGATTCAGCTGCAAGGCTTCGTTATTGCCATGTGGATGTTTCCGAAATGGCCGATCTTCGATATGAGCGCAAAGATTACGCTGATGGCCGGTTATATGATTGTCTTGGCGCTGACGGGTGCGCTTAATACGATGGGCAATATTCCTATGCTCTCCTATGTGCAAATTTATATTCCCGAGCGGATCAGAGCCAGTATTCTTGGGGTGGTCAATACGGTGACTACTATTGCCGTGCCTGTTGGCATGTGGGTATACGGTGCTGCTCTGGAAGGTATGGATTGGTCTTATATCGCTGTAATTTCTGGTGCAGGTCTATTCGTTGTTGGTTTTATAGCCTATCGCAACCGCGAGCTAAGAGAGTTCTTCACCCAGGATGCCGAGCCGGAGCCGGTGAGAGCGGTGGAAGTGCATGAAGCCTGA
- a CDS encoding sugar phosphate isomerase/epimerase family protein yields MKLTNKIGVIVDSFGVGVMEGLKKAKEVGAEGVQIYAVSGEMDPAALTPAKRKELRSYIDGLGLEISALCGDLAGHGFQDADANPAKIEKSKRILDLAVELGTSVVTTHIGIVPDDRNGRIYHAMQEACEELGIYAKSMNAYFAIETGPEPAAHLKSFLDTLSTNGVSVNFDPANMVMVTGDDPVEGVKLLKDYLVHTHVKDGRRLRPVDPKEVYGYLGYDEMTHEKIAEMASSGAAFEELPLGAGAVDFPAYFAALQEIGYKGYLTIEREVGDNPAEDIRKAVEFIRAYRD; encoded by the coding sequence ATGAAATTGACCAATAAAATTGGCGTCATTGTAGACAGCTTTGGCGTGGGCGTGATGGAAGGGCTGAAGAAAGCAAAGGAAGTCGGCGCGGAGGGCGTGCAAATTTACGCCGTATCTGGCGAGATGGATCCTGCCGCCCTGACACCGGCCAAGCGCAAGGAGCTGCGCAGCTACATCGATGGACTGGGGCTTGAAATCTCCGCCCTGTGCGGCGATTTGGCCGGACACGGCTTCCAGGATGCAGACGCCAATCCCGCGAAAATCGAGAAGTCGAAGCGCATCCTCGACCTGGCCGTGGAGCTGGGAACCTCCGTCGTAACGACGCATATCGGCATCGTCCCGGACGACAGAAACGGGCGGATTTACCACGCGATGCAGGAGGCATGTGAAGAGCTGGGCATATACGCGAAGAGCATGAACGCTTATTTCGCCATTGAGACCGGACCGGAGCCGGCGGCGCATTTAAAAAGCTTCCTGGATACGCTCAGCACCAATGGCGTCTCGGTCAACTTTGACCCGGCGAACATGGTCATGGTGACGGGCGATGATCCTGTAGAAGGCGTGAAGCTGCTCAAAGACTACCTCGTGCATACCCACGTCAAAGACGGACGCAGGCTCCGCCCCGTCGATCCGAAAGAGGTGTACGGCTATCTGGGTTACGACGAAATGACTCATGAAAAAATCGCCGAGATGGCCTCCTCTGGAGCCGCCTTTGAGGAATTGCCTCTAGGCGCAGGAGCTGTCGATTTCCCGGCTTATTTCGCCGCATTGCAGGAAATCGGCTACAAGGGCTATTTGACGATCGAGCGTGAAGTCGGCGACAATCCGGCGGAAGACATCCGCAAGGCCGTAGAGTTCATCCGCGCTTACCGGGACTAA
- a CDS encoding sugar phosphate isomerase/epimerase family protein: MKLGISSYSLYQAMRDGSMTIAEVIEWVAGIGASHIEIVPALGFDFAANPELEEQIREKAAAVGIGISNYAIGANFLTETEEQYEAEIARVMSEVDRVHRLGAKLMRHDVASRPDTSIARFQEDLDRIAAACQRIADHAKQYDITTSVENHGYYVQASDRVQALIHAVDRPNFKTTLDVGNFVCVDENPVAAVKNNLPYASMIHIKDFYIRPSYRNPGEGWFTSASGDYLRGAIAGHGDLDLYEILRLIKASGYDGYMSIEYEGMEDCRQGTKIAFDNVTRIWSEIHT, translated from the coding sequence ATGAAATTGGGAATTAGCTCTTACAGCTTGTATCAAGCGATGCGCGACGGCAGCATGACCATTGCGGAGGTGATCGAATGGGTTGCCGGCATTGGCGCCAGCCATATCGAAATCGTGCCGGCACTCGGCTTTGATTTTGCGGCCAATCCGGAATTGGAGGAGCAAATCAGAGAGAAAGCGGCGGCTGTAGGCATCGGCATATCCAACTATGCGATTGGAGCCAACTTCCTCACGGAGACCGAGGAGCAGTACGAAGCGGAAATCGCCCGCGTCATGAGCGAGGTGGACCGGGTCCATCGGCTCGGCGCAAAACTGATGCGCCATGACGTGGCGTCCCGACCGGATACCTCCATCGCCCGCTTTCAGGAAGACTTGGACAGAATAGCCGCAGCCTGCCAGCGCATTGCCGACCATGCCAAGCAGTACGATATCACAACGAGCGTGGAGAATCACGGCTACTATGTCCAGGCCAGCGATCGGGTGCAGGCGCTCATCCATGCCGTGGACCGCCCGAACTTCAAGACAACGCTGGATGTCGGCAACTTCGTCTGCGTGGACGAAAATCCGGTTGCCGCCGTAAAAAACAACCTGCCCTACGCCTCCATGATTCATATCAAGGACTTCTACATCCGTCCATCCTACCGCAACCCGGGCGAAGGCTGGTTCACCAGCGCCAGCGGCGATTACCTGCGCGGCGCCATTGCCGGACACGGCGACCTCGACCTATACGAGATTCTGCGCCTGATCAAAGCTTCTGGATACGATGGCTATATGTCTATCGAATATGAAGGCATGGAGGATTGCCGACAAGGTACCAAAATCGCCTTCGACAACGTAACACGCATTTGGAGCGAGATTCACACTTAA
- a CDS encoding thioredoxin family protein — protein MTIREAVEQEFVDASIARIGKEALYLYTPLCGTCKLGETMLDIVLQSGGSMMPVSKLNINFAPRLRNDWQITSVPCLVLLEHGKPVAKEYALRSVVDLHQWLQI, from the coding sequence ATGACGATCCGAGAAGCTGTAGAACAAGAATTCGTGGACGCTTCGATTGCCAGAATCGGCAAGGAAGCTTTATATCTATATACGCCTTTGTGCGGAACGTGCAAGCTGGGCGAGACGATGCTGGACATCGTTCTGCAATCGGGCGGCAGCATGATGCCGGTATCGAAGCTGAATATCAACTTTGCTCCCCGGCTGCGGAATGACTGGCAAATTACGAGCGTGCCGTGTCTGGTTCTGCTGGAGCATGGCAAGCCGGTGGCAAAGGAGTACGCCCTGCGTTCGGTCGTGGATCTGCATCAGTGGCTGCAAATTTAG
- a CDS encoding BglG family transcription antiterminator, whose product MISSRQQRMVKQLMESDQYIPLQQLADEYGISLRTVRGDLLQLEDWLRARGMRLDRDRSAGVRLRLETGQSEQLAVQMGQRPDYMDAEQRVSLLQKQLLQETQLSVKAVMEELGISKNTLLQDLTEIKQRLLGWELTLVRDRGQLHIEGSEKRRRRAYLSLLRSEITDDKLLRYILDQRGDSYSPMTPWKDWFETEDAAMLFDTIQRLEEKMGVQFTDAGYSTLILHLLMAMERLKGTHAIEMDQESLSELQGHEVYELVAAEVVPQIEQHFGVKLPASEIGYITQHILGAQKQSLPAEELIIADLAKQIILRTEQELGRPLQMIDQIVQGLVIHLKPAIYRAKFGLQSKNPLMEQLEAQYGSLLNLLERIVNEVMEPWSVVFDRDEVGYIMFHIGSGLIPPKAPVRKRVAIVCGSGLGTSAMLKRRVAAIFPQVDIVGTYSYKESAEITLQTADAVLSTMEISHTLQVPWIKVSPLLDQQDQKQITSFLGVTPSGESAAAAAAVQAVNDIFQVVERNAHIHDRNRLLEELLHLFQGGSRPGGEQQENDHSLTALLPPESIMLGAGAMPWEAAVREGNRLLMDRGISDARYADKLIEIIQSNKHPFIIGAGVAFPHVYIPECVKRTGFSVMTFREGLAFGPSGQPVWLMITLAAVDKERHVAALGTLLDALNDEAFMAELRQAQDARAIWQRLREKEGL is encoded by the coding sequence ATGATATCTAGCAGACAACAGCGAATGGTCAAGCAGTTGATGGAGAGCGACCAATATATCCCTTTGCAGCAGTTGGCTGATGAATACGGGATATCCCTGCGGACGGTGCGCGGCGATTTGCTGCAGCTGGAGGACTGGCTCCGCGCGCGGGGCATGCGCCTGGATCGCGACCGCTCGGCCGGCGTCCGTCTGCGGCTGGAGACCGGACAGTCGGAGCAGCTTGCGGTGCAGATGGGCCAGCGGCCGGATTATATGGACGCCGAGCAGCGGGTCAGCCTGCTGCAGAAGCAGCTGCTCCAGGAGACGCAGCTATCCGTGAAGGCGGTCATGGAGGAGCTCGGCATCAGCAAAAATACGCTGCTGCAGGATTTGACCGAAATCAAGCAGCGGCTCCTGGGCTGGGAGTTGACTCTTGTGCGGGATCGCGGCCAGCTGCATATCGAGGGATCGGAGAAGCGCAGGCGCAGGGCGTATTTGAGCCTGCTTCGCTCCGAGATTACGGACGACAAGCTGCTGCGGTATATCCTTGATCAGCGGGGCGATTCGTATTCGCCGATGACACCGTGGAAGGACTGGTTCGAGACGGAGGATGCGGCGATGCTGTTCGACACAATCCAGCGTCTTGAGGAGAAGATGGGTGTGCAGTTCACGGATGCGGGCTACTCCACGCTGATTTTGCATCTGCTGATGGCGATGGAGCGGCTGAAGGGCACACATGCGATCGAGATGGATCAGGAGTCGCTGTCCGAGCTGCAGGGCCATGAGGTGTATGAGCTCGTCGCAGCTGAGGTGGTGCCGCAGATTGAGCAGCATTTTGGCGTGAAGCTGCCCGCATCGGAGATCGGCTATATCACGCAGCATATTCTCGGCGCACAGAAGCAAAGCCTGCCAGCCGAGGAGCTGATTATCGCCGATCTCGCCAAGCAGATCATCCTGCGCACCGAGCAGGAGCTCGGCCGCCCGCTCCAAATGATCGACCAGATCGTGCAGGGCCTGGTTATTCATTTGAAGCCGGCCATTTACCGGGCGAAGTTCGGGCTGCAGTCCAAGAATCCGCTGATGGAGCAGCTGGAGGCGCAGTACGGATCACTGCTCAATTTGCTGGAGCGGATCGTCAACGAAGTGATGGAGCCGTGGTCGGTCGTATTCGACCGGGATGAGGTCGGCTACATCATGTTTCATATCGGCAGCGGGCTGATTCCGCCGAAGGCCCCGGTGCGCAAGCGCGTAGCGATCGTCTGCGGCTCGGGGCTCGGCACTTCGGCGATGCTGAAGCGGCGGGTGGCGGCGATTTTTCCGCAGGTCGATATTGTGGGTACTTACTCGTATAAGGAATCGGCGGAGATTACGTTGCAGACGGCGGATGCGGTTCTCAGCACGATGGAGATCAGCCATACCCTGCAGGTGCCGTGGATCAAAGTGTCGCCGCTGCTCGATCAGCAGGATCAGAAGCAGATCACAAGCTTCCTTGGCGTGACGCCTTCGGGCGAGTCGGCTGCGGCTGCGGCGGCGGTGCAGGCGGTGAATGATATTTTTCAGGTGGTGGAGCGGAATGCGCATATCCACGACCGGAACCGCCTGCTGGAGGAACTGCTGCATCTGTTCCAGGGCGGGAGCCGCCCGGGGGGTGAGCAGCAGGAGAATGATCACAGCTTAACCGCGCTGCTGCCGCCGGAGTCGATCATGCTCGGAGCTGGGGCGATGCCGTGGGAGGCTGCGGTGCGCGAGGGGAACCGGCTGCTGATGGATCGCGGCATTTCGGACGCCAGGTATGCGGATAAGCTGATCGAAATCATTCAATCCAACAAGCATCCGTTCATTATCGGCGCGGGCGTGGCTTTTCCCCATGTGTATATACCGGAGTGCGTGAAGCGCACGGGCTTCAGCGTGATGACCTTTCGCGAGGGGCTGGCGTTCGGGCCGTCCGGGCAGCCGGTCTGGCTGATGATTACGCTGGCGGCGGTGGATAAGGAGCGGCATGTCGCCGCGCTGGGAACGCTGCTGGACGCGCTGAACGATGAAGCGTTCATGGCGGAATTGCGGCAGGCGCAGGATGCACGGGCGATATGGCAAAGACTGCGGGAGAAGGAGGGCTTATGA